GGTGTTTTCCTAGCAAAAGAAACAGGTATTCTTTGTGGCATTTCCATCCCGCCGAAAGTTTACGAACTGCTCGGTGGAAATATACAATTTGAAGCTTATAAAAAAGATGGTGACTGGGTTCAAAAAGGCGATATTATCGCGGCTGTTACGGCTCCCGTTCGCACGTTACTTTCCGGTGAGCGGGTCATTTTAAATTTAATGCAACGGATGAGTGGTATCGCTAGCCAAACTAATTTTGCCATCAAACAACTGGATGATTCCGCTATTCGAATTTGCGACACGCGGAAAACAGCGCCCGGTCTGCGCCCCTTCGATAAATACGCCGTACAGACTGGTGGCGGCTTTAATCATCGCAATGGTCTATACGATGGCGTTATGCTAAAAGACAACCACATCGCCTTCTCTGGAGGTATTACAAGTGCTGTATCTACTGTACGGGAAAAACTTGGCCATATGATAAAAATCGAAGTGGAAACGGAAACTGCTGAACAAGTAAAAGAAGCCGTTCAAGCCGGTGCAGATATCATAATGTTTGATAATCGCACACCAGAAGAAATCAAGCAACTCGTTAAGCTAGTTCCACCGCACATTACTACAGAAATTTCCGGTAATGTCACTTTAGAAAATATTCATCGTTATAAGGGTTCTGGAGCAAATTACATTTCTTTAGGCTCCTTAACGCATTCCGTTCGTGCATTTGACATCAGTTTCAATAGCAAAGGAGGAATAAAGGCATGAATTTACTAGAAACCGTCGAACAAGATACAATGCCAACTCATTATAAGCAAATGACGCAGGCCGAAATGATTGCTCGTGTCACGGAAATTAAAGATCAGCTTGGCGAGAATCTCTTTATTCCCTGTCACCATTATCAAAAAGATGAGGTCGTTCCATTTGCTGATGCGATTGGCGATTCTTTACAATTAGCGCAAATTGCTGCACAAAATAAAAAAGCCAAACATATCGTTTTTTGCGGTGTTCATTTTATGGCAGAAACAGCGGATATGCTTACGACAAGCGAGCAGGTTGTTACTTTGCCAGATATGCGCGCTGGTTGTTCGATGGCAGATATGGCGGACATTCATCAGCTAACAAATGCTTGGCCAAAACTGCAAACCCTTTTTGGCGATACGATTTTACCTGTCACTTACATTAATTCCACTGCTGCGATAAAATCCTTCGTTGGCGAACATGGTGGTACTACGGTGACATCTAGTAACGCAACAAAAATTGTCTCATGGGCGCTCGAACAAAAAGAGCGGATTTTCTTTCTTCCGGATCAACATCTAGGTCGGAACACTGCGTTCGAACTAGGCATTCCCCTCGAACATATGGCAATTTGGAACCCGATAAAAAATGAACTGGAATATGAGGGCAATTTGGATGATTGTAAAGTCATTCTGTGGAAGGGCTACTGTTCTGTTCACCAACATTTCACCGTCAAAAATATCGAAAACATTCGTAAAAACCATCCTAAAATGCGGATTATTGTTCATCCCGAATGCACCCATGAAGTCGTTTCATTAGCAGATGATTCCGGTTCAACGAAAAAAATTGTAACTGAAATAAACAATGCCGCACCTGGCACAGAATGGGCAGTTGGTACCGAAGCCAATTTAGTTGGTCGCATTATCCAAGAAAACCCAGATAAAAAAATCGTCTCGCTAAATCCGTTTATGTGCCCTTGTATGACCATGAATCGAATTGATTTACCACATTTACTCTGGACACTAGAAGCTATCCAAAACGGCGAACAACGAAACCAAATCAAAGTCGATGAACAGACAACCAAATTTGCTTTAAAAGCCTTAGAAAGAATGCTTCAATTAAGCTAACAAAAAAACGAAAGCAGCAACTGCTTTCGTTTTTATTTTAAATAGCCAATTTCAATCCGAATTTTATCTTTTTTCGTTCTGCCGCCAGTTGATAGTACTTTTACCCGACCATACCCGCGAGCAGACAATACATCTTCTTCTTCACATTCAAAATCCGGATTTTCCACTGTTTTCCAGTTGACTTTTACTAGTCCAGCAGTTACCAATTGTTTCGCCTTCTGTCTAGAAATATGATGTGCATTACTAATAATCACGTCAAGTCGCATACTAGAAACAGTTAAGCCCATTTCTTCCCAAACGACCGGGGCATAAACAGCATTAGCTAAATCCGTTTCCTCTAACATCACATTTACTTTCCCGATTTTTTCAAGCTGTAATGTTAAATAATCCTTCATTGTACTTTCTACTAATAACTGCCATTCAGTGCCATTATTTAAAATATCTCCAAAAATATCACGCTTCATTCCAAGCGACATCAGTGTTCCAAGGATTTTTTGATGTGTGAGG
The sequence above is drawn from the Listeria monocytogenes genome and encodes:
- the nadC gene encoding carboxylating nicotinate-nucleotide diphosphorylase, whose product is MNSILMNQAIQAFLLEDIGQYDLSAETVFPRDTMGEGVFLAKETGILCGISIPPKVYELLGGNIQFEAYKKDGDWVQKGDIIAAVTAPVRTLLSGERVILNLMQRMSGIASQTNFAIKQLDDSAIRICDTRKTAPGLRPFDKYAVQTGGGFNHRNGLYDGVMLKDNHIAFSGGITSAVSTVREKLGHMIKIEVETETAEQVKEAVQAGADIIMFDNRTPEEIKQLVKLVPPHITTEISGNVTLENIHRYKGSGANYISLGSLTHSVRAFDISFNSKGGIKA
- the nadA gene encoding quinolinate synthase NadA, whose translation is MNLLETVEQDTMPTHYKQMTQAEMIARVTEIKDQLGENLFIPCHHYQKDEVVPFADAIGDSLQLAQIAAQNKKAKHIVFCGVHFMAETADMLTTSEQVVTLPDMRAGCSMADMADIHQLTNAWPKLQTLFGDTILPVTYINSTAAIKSFVGEHGGTTVTSSNATKIVSWALEQKERIFFLPDQHLGRNTAFELGIPLEHMAIWNPIKNELEYEGNLDDCKVILWKGYCSVHQHFTVKNIENIRKNHPKMRIIVHPECTHEVVSLADDSGSTKKIVTEINNAAPGTEWAVGTEANLVGRIIQENPDKKIVSLNPFMCPCMTMNRIDLPHLLWTLEAIQNGEQRNQIKVDEQTTKFALKALERMLQLS
- a CDS encoding RNA-binding protein — its product is MDGIYQHFRAEEYAFIDKILGITMQVENEYTPQLTDFLDPRQRFITETVIGGYDEINVQFFGGVAHAERRRALIYPDYYTPTEADFEIALFHIRYPVKFTTLTHQKILGTLMSLGMKRDIFGDILNNGTEWQLLVESTMKDYLTLQLEKIGKVNVMLEETDLANAVYAPVVWEEMGLTVSSMRLDVIISNAHHISRQKAKQLVTAGLVKVNWKTVENPDFECEEEDVLSARGYGRVKVLSTGGRTKKDKIRIEIGYLK